The Macaca nemestrina isolate mMacNem1 chromosome 12, mMacNem.hap1, whole genome shotgun sequence genome contains a region encoding:
- the LOC105471533 gene encoding F-box only protein 3 isoform X3, which translates to MAAMETDTAQLTLESLPTDPLLLILSFLDYRDLINCCYVSRRLSQLSSHDPLWRRHCKKYWLISEEEKTQKNQCWKSLFIDTYSDVGRYIDHYAAIKKAWDDLKKYLEPRCPRMVLSLKEGAREEDLDAVEAQIGCKLPDDYRCSYRIHNGQKLVVPGLLGSMALSNHYRSEDLLDVDTAAGGFQQRQGLKYCLPLTFCIHTGLSQYIAVEAAEGRNKNEVFYQCPDQMARNPAAIDMFIIGATFTDWFTSYVKNVVSGGFPIIRDQIFRYVHDPECVATTGDITVSVSTSFLPELSSVHPPHYFFTYRIRIEMSKDALPEKACQLDSRYWRITNAKGDVEEVQGPGVVGEFPIISPGRVYEYTSCTTFSTTSGYMEGYYTFHFLYFKDKIFNVAIPRFHMACPTFRVSIARLFW; encoded by the exons ATGGCGGCCATGGAGACGGACACGGCGCAGCTGACCCTAGAGTCGCTGCCCACCGATCCCCTGCTCCTCATCTTATCCTTTTTGGACTATCGGGACCTAATCAA CTGTTGCTATGTCAGTCGAAGACTTAGCCAACTATCAAGTCATGATCCGCTCTGGAGAAGACATTGCAAAAAATACTGGCTGATATCTGA GGaagagaaaacacagaagaatCAGTGTTGGAAATCTCTCTTCATAGATACTTACTCTGATGTAGGAAGATACATTGACCATTATGCTGCTATTAAAAAGGCCTGGGATGATCTCAAGAAATATTTGGAGCCCAGGTGTCCTCGGATGGTTTTATCTCTGAAAG AGGGTGCTCGAGAGGAAGACCTTGACGCTGTGGAAGCGCAGATTGGCTGCAAGCTTCCTGACGATTATCGATGTTCATACCGGATCCACAATGGACAGAAGTTAGTGGTTCCTGG GTTATTGGGAAGCATGGCACTGTCTAATCACTATCGTTCTGAAGATTTGTTAGACGTCGATACAGCTGCCGGAGGATTCCAGCAGAGACAGGGATTGAAATACTGTCTGCCTTTAACTTTTTGCATACATACTGGTTTGAGTCAGTACATAGCAGTGGAAGCTGCAGAGGGCCGAAACAAAAATGAAGTTTTCTACCAATGTCCA GACCAAATGGCTCGAAATCCAGCTGCTATTGACATGTTTATTATag GTGCTACTTTTACTGACTGGTTTACCTCTTATGTCAAAAATGTTGTATCAGGTGGCTTCCCTATCATCAGAGACCAAattttcag aTATGTTCACGATCCAGAGTGTGTAGCAACAACTGGGGATATTACTGTTTCCGTTTCCACATCGTTTCTGCCAGAACTTAGCTCTGTACATCCACCCCACTATTTCTTCACATACCGAATCAG GATTGAAATGTCAAAGGATGCACTTCCTGAGAAGGCCTGTCAGTTGGACAGTCGCTATTGGAGAATAACAAATGCTAAGGGTGACGTGGAAGAAGTTCAAGGACCTGGAGTAGTTG GTGAATTTCCAATCATCAGCCCAGGTCGGGTATATGAATACACAAGCTGTACCACATTCTCTACAACATCAGGATATATGGAAGGATATTATACCTTCCACTTTCTTTACTTTAAAGACAAGATCTTTAATGTTGCCATTCCCCGATTCCATATGGCATGTCCAACATTCAGGGTGTCTATAGCCCGATTG ttttggtaa
- the LOC105471533 gene encoding F-box only protein 3 isoform X1 — protein sequence MAAMETDTAQLTLESLPTDPLLLILSFLDYRDLINCCYVSRRLSQLSSHDPLWRRHCKKYWLISEEEKTQKNQCWKSLFIDTYSDVGRYIDHYAAIKKAWDDLKKYLEPRCPRMVLSLKEGAREEDLDAVEAQIGCKLPDDYRCSYRIHNGQKLVVPGLLGSMALSNHYRSEDLLDVDTAAGGFQQRQGLKYCLPLTFCIHTGLSQYIAVEAAEGRNKNEVFYQCPDQMARNPAAIDMFIIGATFTDWFTSYVKNVVSGGFPIIRDQIFRYVHDPECVATTGDITVSVSTSFLPELSSVHPPHYFFTYRIRIEMSKDALPEKACQLDSRYWRITNAKGDVEEVQGPGVVGEFPIISPGRVYEYTSCTTFSTTSGYMEGYYTFHFLYFKDKIFNVAIPRFHMACPTFRVSIARLPRVLSLSPGTCVFDTLSHHVRSPATMKPSCRRDHVETSHRDRGRHPGAPAVSDSRYLDHHARVPEM from the exons ATGGCGGCCATGGAGACGGACACGGCGCAGCTGACCCTAGAGTCGCTGCCCACCGATCCCCTGCTCCTCATCTTATCCTTTTTGGACTATCGGGACCTAATCAA CTGTTGCTATGTCAGTCGAAGACTTAGCCAACTATCAAGTCATGATCCGCTCTGGAGAAGACATTGCAAAAAATACTGGCTGATATCTGA GGaagagaaaacacagaagaatCAGTGTTGGAAATCTCTCTTCATAGATACTTACTCTGATGTAGGAAGATACATTGACCATTATGCTGCTATTAAAAAGGCCTGGGATGATCTCAAGAAATATTTGGAGCCCAGGTGTCCTCGGATGGTTTTATCTCTGAAAG AGGGTGCTCGAGAGGAAGACCTTGACGCTGTGGAAGCGCAGATTGGCTGCAAGCTTCCTGACGATTATCGATGTTCATACCGGATCCACAATGGACAGAAGTTAGTGGTTCCTGG GTTATTGGGAAGCATGGCACTGTCTAATCACTATCGTTCTGAAGATTTGTTAGACGTCGATACAGCTGCCGGAGGATTCCAGCAGAGACAGGGATTGAAATACTGTCTGCCTTTAACTTTTTGCATACATACTGGTTTGAGTCAGTACATAGCAGTGGAAGCTGCAGAGGGCCGAAACAAAAATGAAGTTTTCTACCAATGTCCA GACCAAATGGCTCGAAATCCAGCTGCTATTGACATGTTTATTATag GTGCTACTTTTACTGACTGGTTTACCTCTTATGTCAAAAATGTTGTATCAGGTGGCTTCCCTATCATCAGAGACCAAattttcag aTATGTTCACGATCCAGAGTGTGTAGCAACAACTGGGGATATTACTGTTTCCGTTTCCACATCGTTTCTGCCAGAACTTAGCTCTGTACATCCACCCCACTATTTCTTCACATACCGAATCAG GATTGAAATGTCAAAGGATGCACTTCCTGAGAAGGCCTGTCAGTTGGACAGTCGCTATTGGAGAATAACAAATGCTAAGGGTGACGTGGAAGAAGTTCAAGGACCTGGAGTAGTTG GTGAATTTCCAATCATCAGCCCAGGTCGGGTATATGAATACACAAGCTGTACCACATTCTCTACAACATCAGGATATATGGAAGGATATTATACCTTCCACTTTCTTTACTTTAAAGACAAGATCTTTAATGTTGCCATTCCCCGATTCCATATGGCATGTCCAACATTCAGGGTGTCTATAGCCCGATTG CCtagagttctctctctctctcctgggacATGTGTCTTTGACACCCtgagccaccatgtaagaagtccaGCTACCATGAAGCCATCATGCAGAAGAGACCATGTAGAGACATCACATAGAGATAGAGGGAGGCACCCAGGAGCCCCAGCTGTTTCAGATTCCAGATATTTGGATCATCACGCGCGGGTACCAGAGATGTGA